The Humulus lupulus chromosome 4, drHumLupu1.1, whole genome shotgun sequence genome has a window encoding:
- the LOC133832760 gene encoding uncharacterized protein LOC133832760: MADLYRIEQGENEHPKAYLQRFIDLVHQIHDVDPLTAANLFVKSLQVGSLLHENLTMTPPYDMADVQTRAEGVFRVLEFRERAQKKSALISAPPANNPPPLARDDKRKRNQTDHTKEGKRPRQDRQSSRYPSFEYTVPQEVIYEENKDRPIWREPYKITTASDRRDKSRYYLFHKDHGHTIAECHNLNNQIQALMRSGRLTQYIKETGRPGTSRQNPASAPAPQASDPVHIASDSTQEPLKQVPMIHEIVEPTDNQEHTTKIHKRMEERVKRYKSLGHVVNLVTSEGRSYPASAITFTNDDLKGVHLPP; the protein is encoded by the coding sequence ATGGCCGATCTCTATCGGATTGAACAGGGGGAGAATGAACATCCGAAAGCATACTTACAACGTTTCATTGACCTCGTGCATCAAATCCACGATGTCGACCCACTCACCGCAGCAAATCTCTTCGTCAAAAGCCTGCAGGTGGGATCTCTCTTACATGAGAATCTCACCATGACACCTCCATACGACATGGCAGACGTGCAAACCCGAGCCGAGGGCGTCTTCAGGGTATTAGAATTTCGAGAGCGTGCACAGAAGAAGTCTGCACTCATCTCTGCTCCGCCAGCAAATAATCCTCCACCACTTGCCAGGGATGACAAGAGGAAACGGAACCAAACAGATCATACGAAGGAAGGAAAAAGGCCAAGACAGGATCGACAGTCATCACGATACCCATCCTTCGAATACACCGTCCCGCAAGAAgtcatttatgaagaaaataaagacaGACCTATCTGGCGAGAGCCCTACAAAATTACCACTGCATCTGACAGAAGGGATAAAAGCAGATACTATCTCTTCCACAAAGATCACGGTCATACGATCGCTGAATGCCACAATTTGAACAATCAGATCCAAGCCCTCATGAGGAGTGGGAGGCTTACCCAATACATCAAGGAGACGGGCAGACCAGGCACCTCGCGGCAGAACCCCGCTTCTGCCCCCGCTCCGCAGGCGTCAGACCCCGTGCACATAGCCTCTGACAGCACCCAGGAGCCTCTTAAGCAAGTCCCTATGATCCACGAGATCGTAGAACCCACTGATAATCAAGAGCATACAACCAAAATCCATAAAAGGATGGAAGAACGAGTGAAGCGATACAAATCGTTAGGCCACGTGGTCAATCTCGTCACTTCAGAAGGCAGAAGCTACCCAGCCTCTGCTATCACCTTCACCAATGATGACCTGAAGGGCGTCCACCTACCCCCAtga
- the LOC133831081 gene encoding large ribosomal subunit protein uL11x — protein MPPKFDPSQVVDVYVRVTGGEVGAASSLAPKIGPLGLSPKKIGEDIAKETAKDWKGLRVTVKLTVQNRQAKVSVVPSAAALVIKALKEPERDRKKTKNIKHNGNISLDDVIEIAKIMRPRSIAKELSGTVKEILGTCVSVGCSVDGKDPKDLQEEISDGDVEIPQD, from the coding sequence ATGCCGCCGAAGTTCGATCCCTCCCAGGTCGTCGATGTCTACGTCAGGGTCACTGGAGGTGAGGTCGGAGCCGCCAGTTCGCTCGCTCCGAAGATCGGACCACTTGGTCTTTCCCCTAAGAAGATCGGAGAGGACATTGCCAAGGAGACCGCCAAGGACTGGAAGGGTCTTCGTGTGACCGTCAAGCTCACCGTTCAGAATCGGCAGGCGAAGGTCTCTGTGGTGCCATCGGCGGCGGCTTTGGTCATTAAGGCACTGAAGGAGCCGGAGCGTGATAGGAAGAAGACCAAGAATATCAAGCACAATGGGAACATTTCTCTCGACGATGTGATCGAGATTGCTAAGATTATGAGGCCCAGATCCATTGCTAAGGAACTCTCCGGAACAGTGAAGGAGATTCTCGGCACGTGCGTCTCCGTCGGTTGCTCCGTCGATGGTAAGGACCCTAAGGATCTTCAGGAAGAAATTAGTGATGGTGATGTTGAGATACCCCAAGATTAA